The following are from one region of the Capsicum annuum cultivar UCD-10X-F1 chromosome 1, UCD10Xv1.1, whole genome shotgun sequence genome:
- the LOC107878050 gene encoding uncharacterized protein LOC107878050: protein MSQLCTTFNQRKSRMLPSDTVQKRWNDGLCMAITTRSGKILLGPTVGKPAVDEVAVDEPEGGPIEFEKLDNSDNVLEKGEEKEKKALEQMLGYAKFMKDLMTKKRVVSYELEGNLYYCSAISTRTLVKKKPGPGAFTIPCTIGTMDFSKALCDLGASINLRSLAFYRNLGLGNAIPTNMRLVMVDRSVKRLVGILYDVLVKLSNFIFLEDFIILDCKVDVKVPIILG from the exons ATGAGCCAACTCTgtacaacattcaaccagaggAAGAGCAGAATGTTACCAAGCGATACGGTCCAAAAGCGATGGAATGATGGCTTatgcatggctattaccactagaagtggtaagatattacttgGCCCTACTGTGGGCAAACCTGCAGTTGATGAGGTAGCTGTTGATGAACCGGAAGGAGGTCCaatagagtttgagaagctggataattctGATAATGTTCTAGAGAAAGGtgaagagaaggagaagaag gcacttgagcaaatgctagGATACGcgaaattcatgaaggaccttatgactaagaaaagagtgGTGAGCTATGAATTAGAGGGTAATCTTTATTATTGTAgcgctatttctacaaggaccttggtGAAGAAGAAACCAGGCCCTGGCGCATTCACTATTCCCTGTACAATTGGGACTATGGACTTTtccaaggcattatgtgatctgggagcaagcatAAATTTGAGGTCGCTGGCTTTTTATAGAAATTTGGGTCTAGGAAATGCCATACCCACTAACATGCGACTCGTGATGGTGGATAGGTCAGTAAAGCGACTTGTTGGCattttgtatgatgtattagtgaagttgtccaactttatattcctTGAAGACTTTATCATTCTGGATTGCAAGGTGGACGtcaaggtgcccataatcttaggtTGA